The Candidatus Roseilinea sp. genome contains a region encoding:
- a CDS encoding transcriptional regulator: MRTIATANPAQRTPVSRMVEDVVGCKWSLAILQHIRRGVCRPGALERNIPGLTTKVMNERLKKLVSFGILERQAYPEVPPRVEYRLTPFGEKFIVILDAIEQLEAEMR; encoded by the coding sequence ATGCGCACGATCGCGACTGCGAATCCCGCGCAGCGCACGCCGGTCAGCCGGATGGTGGAGGACGTCGTTGGCTGCAAATGGTCCCTGGCGATCTTGCAGCACATACGCCGGGGTGTATGCCGGCCGGGTGCATTAGAGCGCAACATCCCCGGCCTGACGACCAAAGTGATGAACGAGCGGCTGAAGAAGCTGGTCAGCTTCGGCATCCTTGAACGACAGGCTTATCCGGAGGTGCCGCCGCGCGTCGAGTATCGCCTCACGCCATTCGGCGAGAAGTTCATCGTGATCCTGGACGCTATTGAGCAGCTCGAGGCGGAGATGCGATGA